Below is a window of Candidatus Saccharimonadia bacterium DNA.
CAAGCGAAATTAGAATAATTGCGAGCAAGGTTGGATTGAGCAGCGGGTGATTGCCGCCCAGGCGCGATATGCGAGTGGCCGCCAAAAAGGCAAACACCGTCGCCCCCGTCTCCAAAACCGGCTTTTCAGCCAGACTAGACGATCGATTCCATGAAACCTGCATCATGGAACCTATGGGTTGATGGCGGATTCCTTGTTTTGCGGTTGGCGAAACGAGGAGCGGCATCATGGCAGGATGGCGGCGAGTAGTCGAATTGGCAATGACCTGCGAAGAGATTGAAAGATTGACGGCTCTTTCGCGGTCGCGAACCGAGCCGGCGAGCCGGGTATCGCGGGCGCAGATGCTGCTGGCCTATCGCGAGAATCCTTCGTTCTGTGCGGTGGGGCAAAGAGTTGGGGTTCACCATCAAACGGTTCAGCGCTGCGTGGAGCGGGCGCTGGGCTATGGGCCGCTGGCGGCGATCGAGGATCGGCCACGGCCGGGTAAAGAACCAGTCATCACGCCGGAGGCCAAAGCCTGGTTGGTGTCGCTGGCGTGCGACAAGGCCAAGGAGCACGGCTATCCGCATGAGCTGTGGACGACGCGGCTTTTGGCACGTCACGCACGCGAGCACGGCCCGACGGCGGGGCACGAATGTCTCGCCAGGCTGGTTCAAGGCACGGTGTGCAAGATCCTCGGCCAGGAGGAAATCAAGCCGCACAAGGTGCGCTACTATCTGGAACGTCGCGATGCCGAGTTCGAGCAGAAGATGGCCGAGGTTCTGTGCGTTTATCGCGAGGTCCAGGTTCTGAAGAGAGCCGCCGCCAAGTCGCGCAAAGCCATCAAGCGAGTGGCGATCG
It encodes the following:
- a CDS encoding IS630 family transposase yields the protein MAGWRRVVELAMTCEEIERLTALSRSRTEPASRVSRAQMLLAYRENPSFCAVGQRVGVHHQTVQRCVERALGYGPLAAIEDRPRPGKEPVITPEAKAWLVSLACDKAKEHGYPHELWTTRLLARHAREHGPTAGHECLARLVQGTVCKILGQEEIKPHKVRYYLERRDAEFEQKMAEVLCVYREVQVLKRAAAKSRKAIKRVAIVSYDEKPGIQAIATTAPDLPPKPGVHATFARDYEYKRHGTLSLLAGIDLLTGKVHALVRDRHRSREFIEFLKCLDAAYPASTAIKLILDNHSAHISRETRAWLDARPPGRFEFTFTPKHGSWLNLIEGFFSKFARSVLRHIRVTSKHELKERIMAGIDDVNRHPVIHTWSYKLADAA